The nucleotide sequence CCAGCCGCCGGGGACGGGTCGTCTACAAAATCACCGCGGAGGGCAAGGAACGGTTCGCCGAACTGATCGCCCAGACCGGTCCAGAGAGTTACGAGGACACCGGCTTCGGGGTCCACTTCGCGTTCTTCGCCCGTACCGACCGTGCGACCCGGCTCCGGATCCTGGAGGGTCGGCGCCGCAAGGTGGAGGAGCGACGCGAGGGGCTGCGTGACGTGTTGAGCCGGGCGGCCGAGCGGCTCGACGCGTACACGCTCGAACTTCAGCGTCACGGACTCGACGCCTGTGAGCGAGAGGTCCGCTGGTTGGAGGAGCTCATCGCCAACGAGCGCTCCGGCCGGACCCCGGATGGGTCCACCCCGGGCACCGCCCCGGGATCGTCAGAAGAGAACATCCCGCCTCCGCCTGGGCAGTCCAGGAACGAGTCGGAGCGGCCGTGATGAACACAAAGGAGGCAAACGCGATGGGCTCCGTCCGCGTCGCCATCGTCGGTGTGGGTAACTGCGCCTCGTCCCTGGTCCAGGGCGTCGAGTACTACCGCAATGCCGACCCCAACGACCGCGTCCCGGGTCTCATGCACGTCACCTTCGGCGACTACCACGTATCGGACGTGGAGTTCGTCGCGGCGTTCGATGTCGACGCCAAGAAGGTGGGCATGGACCTCGCGGAGGCGATCGTCGCCAGCGAGAACAACACCATCAAGCTCTGCGACGTACCGCCGACCGGCGTGCTCGTGCAGCGCGGCCCGACCCTGGACGGGCTGGGGCAGTACTACCGGGAAATCGTCGAGGAGTCCGACCGCGAGCCGGCCGACGTCGTCGCCGCGCTGCGCGAGGCCCGGGTCGACGTGGTGGTCTGCTACCTGCCGGTCGGTTCCGAGGACGCGGCGAAGTTCTACGCCACCGCCGCGATCGAGGCGGGCTGTGCCTTCGTGAACGCGCTGCCGGTGTTCATCGCCTCCGACCCGGCCTGGGCGCAGAAGTTCACCGACGCCGGGCTGCCGATCGTCGGCGACGACATCAAGAGCCAGGTCGGCGCGACCATCGTGCACCGGGCGCTGGCCAAGCTCTTCGAGGACCGGGGGGTCGAGCTGCTGCGCACGTACCAGCTCAACTTCGGCGGCAACATGGACTTCATGAACATGCTGGAGCGCAGCCGCCTGGTCTCGAAGAAGATCTCGAAGACCCAGTCGGTCACCTCGCAGATCCCGCACGAGATCAACAAGGGTGACGTGCACATCGGGCCGTCGGACCACGTGCCGTGGCTGGACGACCGCAAGTGGGCGTACATCCGGCTGGAGGGGCGCTCGTTCGGCGACGTACCGCTGAACGCCGAACTCAAGCTCGAGGTCTGGGACTCGCCCAACTCGGCCGGGGTCATCATCGACGCCGTCCGGGCCGCGAAGATCGCCCTGGACCGGGGCGTCGGCGGACCGATCCTCTCCGCGTCGAGCTACTTCATGAAGTCGCCGCCGGAGCAGTACGCCGACCACGACGCCCACCAGGCCGTCGAGAACTTCATCGCCGGCACCATCGAGCGCTGAGCCCGCGACACCTGCGCCAAGCGGGGTCGGACCGGAGACGGTCCGACCCCGCTTCCGTGTTGTCCGCCCGAACCGCTTGTCCTATTACCCCGGGGGGGTATATTCGTTCCCGAGGGGGTGATCTGTCGTGCAGCACGACCACCAGCAGCACGGCCAGCACGAGCATGGCGAGCCCGGCGGGCATGGCGGGCCCGGCGGGCATGGCGGGCCCGGCGGGCATGACAAGCACGCCGGGCACGATCCGGAGGTGTTCCGGCGCAAGTTCTGGCTGAGCCTGGCCCTGACCGTGCCGATCGTCGCCACCAGCCAGATGGTGATGGACTGGTTCGGCTACTCGCTCGACTTCCCCGGCATGTCGCTGGTCGGGCCGGTACTCGGCTCGGTGGTCTTCCTCTACGGCGGCTGGCCGTTCCTGGTCGGCGGAGTGCACGAGCTGCGCGGCCGTACGCCGGGGATGATGCTGCTGATCTCGATGGCCATCACGGTGGCGTACGTCGCCTCGCTCGCCACCAGCCTCGGCGCCTTCGATCTCGACTTCTGGTGGGAGCTGGCCGCCCTGGTCACCATCATGCTGCTCGGGCACTGGCAGGAGATGAAGGCGATCGGGCAGGCCCGGGGTGCCCTCGCCGCCCTGGCCGCACTCCTGCCGGACGAGGCCGAACGGGTCGACGGCGAGGGTGGCGTACACCTGGTCTCCCTGACCGAGCTGCGGATCGGCGACGTGGTGCTGGTCCGCCCCGGCGCCCGGGTGCCGGCCGACGGCCAGGTGGTGGCCGGCACCGCCGAGCTGGACGAGTCGATGGTCACCGGCGAGTCCCGACCGGTCTCCCGGACCGCCGGCGACCGGGTGGTGGCCGGCACCGTGGCGACCGACTCCGCCATCCGGGTCCGGATCGAGGCCGTCGGCGACGACACCGCACTGGCCGGCATTCAGCGGTTGGTGAGCCAGGCGCAGCAGTCCAGCGGCCGCGCCCAGCTGCTCGCCGACCGGTTCGCCGCCTGGCTCTTCTACGTCGCCACCGCCACCGCGG is from Micromonospora sp. WMMD1102 and encodes:
- a CDS encoding PadR family transcriptional regulator is translated as MLELAILGLLQESPMHGYELRKELTAKLGAIRAAISYGSLYPTLRRLQAAGWITEAAETPAGAEEIPALTSRRGRVVYKITAEGKERFAELIAQTGPESYEDTGFGVHFAFFARTDRATRLRILEGRRRKVEERREGLRDVLSRAAERLDAYTLELQRHGLDACEREVRWLEELIANERSGRTPDGSTPGTAPGSSEENIPPPPGQSRNESERP
- a CDS encoding inositol-3-phosphate synthase, with the translated sequence MGSVRVAIVGVGNCASSLVQGVEYYRNADPNDRVPGLMHVTFGDYHVSDVEFVAAFDVDAKKVGMDLAEAIVASENNTIKLCDVPPTGVLVQRGPTLDGLGQYYREIVEESDREPADVVAALREARVDVVVCYLPVGSEDAAKFYATAAIEAGCAFVNALPVFIASDPAWAQKFTDAGLPIVGDDIKSQVGATIVHRALAKLFEDRGVELLRTYQLNFGGNMDFMNMLERSRLVSKKISKTQSVTSQIPHEINKGDVHIGPSDHVPWLDDRKWAYIRLEGRSFGDVPLNAELKLEVWDSPNSAGVIIDAVRAAKIALDRGVGGPILSASSYFMKSPPEQYADHDAHQAVENFIAGTIER